AGAGTCGTCTTGTGCTTTTCGTCGACGGTGTAGTCGCCGGTGTAGGTGGGCGGCTCGCCCGTCGGTCCCTTGATCTCTTCTCCCTGCTGGAGCTTGGGGATGATGCGGTCCACGCGGGCGTACTTGTCGGTGGATTCGTCGGCGGCGCCGGAGATGATCAGCGGTGTGCGCGCCTCGTCGATCAGGATGGAGTCCACTTCGTCCACGATCCCGAAGTTGTGCCCCCGCTGCACGCACTCGCTGAGGTCGAACTTCATGTTGTCGCGCAGGTAATCGAAGCCGAACTCGTTGTTCGTTCCGTAGGTGACGTCGGCGGCGTAGGCTTCGCGGCGCTCGTTGTCGTCCAGCTCGTGCACGATCACGCCCACCGTCAGCCCCAGGAAGTTGTAGATCTTCCCCATCCACTCGGCGTCGCGCTTGGCCAGGTAGTCGTTGACCGTGACCACGTGCACGCCGCGGCCGGAGAGCGCGTTCAGGTACACGGGAAGCGTGGCAACGAGCGTTTTTCCTTCGCCCGTCTTCATTTCCGAGATCTTGCCTTCGTGCAGGACGATGCCGCCGACCAATTGCATGTCGAAGTGCCGCATGTTGAGCACGCGGCGGCCGGCCTCCCGCACCACTGCGAAGGCCCCGGGCAGGATCTCGTTGAGCACGTCCTGCAGGGCCTGGTAGCGGGTGTCTTCCGCGCGCTTTACTTCGTCGGCGTCCTGCTCCTCTGCCCGCTCGACCTCTTCGTCGTAGGGCTTCAGGTACTCCGCGATGCGGGCCCGGAACTCCTCGGTCTTGGCCCGCAGTTGCTCGTCGGAAAGCTTCTGCATCTCCGGCTCAAGCGCATTGATCTCCCCGATCCGGGGCTGGATGCGCTTCAGCTCGCGCTCGTTCTTGGTGCCGAAAATCTTCGCTACTATTTTGTGGAACAATTTGACCTTTAGGCGGGAACCGCAGGTTCCGCTCCGTATCAATAAAGCGTAACATACGCTTCTTTGGATTGGATGCAGCCGCTCGAACAGGGACTCTTACCAGTTCAGTACCCGGTACTTGCTAATCAGTTGTCAGACCTAGGAGGATGATGATGCGGAAGCTTGCGAGTTCGATTCTGGCCGTGATTCTTCTCACCACGGGCGTAGCCGTCGCCAAGACCAAGGCCGACAAGAAGGTTAAGCCCAAGCCGGTGACCGTGTCGCTCAAGGACGCCAAAGGGCAGGCCGTGGGCACGGCCACGCTGAAATCCGATGGCCAAGCGGTTGCGATCGTCTACAACTTCAAGAACCTGCCGCCGGGCGAGCACGCCCTGCACGTCCACAAGAACGCGAAGTGCGATGGGGCGGACGGCTTCAAGTCCGCCGGTCCGCACTTCAATCCCGAGGGCAAGAAGCACGGCCTGCAGAACCCAGACGGCCCGCACGCCGGCGACATGCCCAACTTCAAGGCGAATGATAAGGGCGTCGCCAAGGGGACCTTGCAAAACCCGCGCGTGACCCTCGGCGAAGGGTCTCCGAATTCGGTCTTCGCCGATGGCGGAACGGCGCTGGTCATCCACGCCAAGGCGGACGACGAGAAAACGGACCCGGCCGGCAACGCCGGCGATCGTATCGCGTGCGGAGTGATCACCAGATAACGCGCGTTCCAGTCCGCGGGTGGACGGTGGCGGTTTGATAAGATGCCCATCCGCATGCAAAGCTTCTACCAGCTCTTCCTGGATGCGGTGGCCAGGTGGCCGCAGAACATCGCGGTCGAGATGCGCCACTCCCAGGCGGCCCCCGGCCGGCCCGAGATCGAGCAGTTCACCTACGCGGAATTGCGGCGCATGGCAGAGTCGGTCGGGCGATGGCTGGCGGAGGCAGGGGCCATCCGCGGCGAACGGGTCGCCATCCTCGCCGCCAATGGCCCCCGCTGGGTCGCGGCGTATCTCGGGGTGATGAGCAGCGGCGGCATCGCCGTCCCTCTCGACACCGCTTTCACCGCCCAGCAGGTCGAGAAACTGCTCAAGGACAGCGGCTCCCGCTACATCTTCTGTGACCAGCGGCACTTCCACATTGCGGAGGAGGCGGCAGCGCGCATCGGAGTTGGGATCCTCCTGCTTGAGCCCGTTTCCGGCCGGCAGTTCCCCACCCTGGACGTCATGTTCGCATCCGGTCCCGGCAACTTCACTCCAGCCGGCGTGGGGCCGGAGGATCTCGCGGTCCTGCTCTACACTTCCGGCACGACCGCCGATCCCAAGGGCGTGGTGCTCACGCACGACAACCTGGTTGCCGAAGTGGACGCTGTGGTGCGCACCCTCGAGCTCGGCCCCACGGACGCGATCCTGGGAGTGCTGCCCTTGTTCCATGCCCTGGCGCAGATGGCCAACCTGCTCCTCCCTTTCAGCTTCGGCGCCAAGGTCATCTACCTCGAGTCGCTCAATGTCACCGACCTGCTGCGTGCGCTGCGTGAGGGCGGCGCCACGTTATTCTGTTGCGTCCCCCAGTTCTTCTATCTGATCCACGAGCGCATCATGAAAGAGGTGCAGGCGCGCGGCGCGTTGGCGCGGATTGCCGTACGTGCCATGATGCGCGTCTCCCGCCTGCTGCATCCCTTCGGCATCAATGCCGGCAAGCTGTTCTTCCGCCGGGCACACGAGGCGCTCGGACCGCGGATGCGATATCTCATCACCGGGGGCTCGCGCTTCGACCCCGCCATCGGCCTCGACCTGCAGGCCATGGGCTTCGAGATCCTGCAGGCGTACGGCCTCACCGAGACCAGCGGAGGCGCATTCCTCACCCGCCCACAGCACAACGTGGTCGGCTCCGTCGGGCAGGCGCTGTGGGGCGTGGAGGGCAAGATCCTGGATCCGCAGCCTTCCGGCGAGGGCGGGCCGGCCGACGGCGAGATCTGCGTCCGCGGCCGTCTCGTGATGAAGGGCTACTGGAACCGCCCCGACGCCACCGAGCAGGTCATCCGCGAGGGCTGGCTGCACACCGGCGATCTCGGCTTCTTCGATGAGCAGAAGAACCTGCACATCACCGGCCGCAAGAAAGACGTCATCGTCCTCAGCTCCGGCAAGAACATCTACCCCGAAGAGCTCGAAGCCCATTACGCGCAGTCGCCGTGGATCAAGGAGATCTGCGTGATTGGCCTGGAAAGCGCTCCGGGCGAGCCCTTCGCCGAGCGTTTGCACGCCGTCGTCGTCCCGGATTTCGAGCTGCTGAAGCAGAAGAGGATCGTCAACGTCAACGAGGTCATCCGCTTCGACATCGACACGCTCTCGGTGCAGTTGCCCAGCACCAAGCGCATCCTCAGCTATGAGATCTGGAGGGGCGAGCTGCCACGCACCACCACCCGCAAGCTGAAGCGCTATGCCATCCAGAAGCGCGTCCAGGAGCTTACTGCACGCCGCGACGCACCCGCGCTGGCCGCACGCGAGCTTACCCGCGATGAGATCGATTGGCTCCAGGACTCCGATGTGCAGCGCGCCATGGCTCTCATCCGCAGGACGTCAAATAGCGGCGGACGCGAACTGCGGCCCGCCGATAATCTCGAACTCGACCTCGGCCTGGATTCGATGGAGCGGGTCGAGTTGCTCGTGGCCCTCGAGAAAGAGCTTGGCGCACAGGTAGAAGACTCGGTCGTCTCCGAGGTGTACACCGTCCGGGAGCTGGTGGACGCGGTGCGCGCCGGCATCGGTTCCACCTCGACCCGCGGCGGCTTCGCCGGTTGGGACGCCGTCTTCGCCACCGAGTCCGACGATCCCGAAGTCCTCGCCATCGTCGAGCCGCACCGTCTTCAGACGCTCGCCTGGTTCCTTTTCGGCAGGCTGGTGAATCTCGTCGCTCGTGACAGCTTCAGCCTGAAGGTCACGGGCCTGGAAAAACTGCCGCCCCGCGGGCCCTACATCATTTCCCCCAATCACCAGAGCTACCTCGACGCGCCCGTCCTGGTCAGCCTCGTGCCCTGGTCCATCTACCGGGAGTTGTTCTTTGTGGGCACGAGCGAGATCTTCGGCGACGGTCTGCTGCGGCGCCTGGCTCGCTCCATCAAGCTCATCCCCGTGGATCCCGACTCGAACCTCGTCCCCGCGATGCGCGCCGGCGCCTTCGGCCTGCGGCGCGGAAGGATCCTGGTGCTCTTTCCCGAGGGCGAGCGCTCCATCGACGGCACGCCACGGACCTTCAAGAAGGGCGCTGCCATCCTGAGCACTCACCTCAACGTCCCCATCTATCCGGTGGCAGTAGCGGGATTCCACGAGGCCTGGCCTCGCGGAAGGAGCTTCCAGAGCTTCTCGCGCCTGCGCATCGCCATCGGCGACCCCATCCTGCCGGCGCCCGGCCGGCAACACGATGAGAAGGTCTACGAGGAGCTCACGCGCGAACTGAAGGAGCGCGTCATGCGGATGTGGGTGGAGATCGCCGGCGTGCCGGCGCCGGCCGAGGAACTCGCCGCCGATTAATACGTCCGGGTCTCGCCTTCCAGCGTGGGCAGGGCTTCCAGCACACCCAGGATCCGCTTCTTGTACTCGGGCGGCAGTTTGACGAATTCAAAGCCGTGCCGCGAACCCTTGCGGTGACGCACCACCGCCTGTACCTTGAACGTCTCCGGGCACAGCGGCAGTGCGAACTCCAGCACCACGGACTGGCCGTCCATCAGATCCTCCGGCAGGCGGCACGCCAGGCCCGATTCGCTGATGTCCACGCTGCGCGCCTTCAGGCGCGTGGTGACCGCCGATGTGGTCACACGCACCATCATGC
This genomic stretch from Terriglobia bacterium harbors:
- a CDS encoding superoxide dismutase family protein; translated protein: MRKLASSILAVILLTTGVAVAKTKADKKVKPKPVTVSLKDAKGQAVGTATLKSDGQAVAIVYNFKNLPPGEHALHVHKNAKCDGADGFKSAGPHFNPEGKKHGLQNPDGPHAGDMPNFKANDKGVAKGTLQNPRVTLGEGSPNSVFADGGTALVIHAKADDEKTDPAGNAGDRIACGVITR
- a CDS encoding AMP-binding protein translates to MPIRMQSFYQLFLDAVARWPQNIAVEMRHSQAAPGRPEIEQFTYAELRRMAESVGRWLAEAGAIRGERVAILAANGPRWVAAYLGVMSSGGIAVPLDTAFTAQQVEKLLKDSGSRYIFCDQRHFHIAEEAAARIGVGILLLEPVSGRQFPTLDVMFASGPGNFTPAGVGPEDLAVLLYTSGTTADPKGVVLTHDNLVAEVDAVVRTLELGPTDAILGVLPLFHALAQMANLLLPFSFGAKVIYLESLNVTDLLRALREGGATLFCCVPQFFYLIHERIMKEVQARGALARIAVRAMMRVSRLLHPFGINAGKLFFRRAHEALGPRMRYLITGGSRFDPAIGLDLQAMGFEILQAYGLTETSGGAFLTRPQHNVVGSVGQALWGVEGKILDPQPSGEGGPADGEICVRGRLVMKGYWNRPDATEQVIREGWLHTGDLGFFDEQKNLHITGRKKDVIVLSSGKNIYPEELEAHYAQSPWIKEICVIGLESAPGEPFAERLHAVVVPDFELLKQKRIVNVNEVIRFDIDTLSVQLPSTKRILSYEIWRGELPRTTTRKLKRYAIQKRVQELTARRDAPALAARELTRDEIDWLQDSDVQRAMALIRRTSNSGGRELRPADNLELDLGLDSMERVELLVALEKELGAQVEDSVVSEVYTVRELVDAVRAGIGSTSTRGGFAGWDAVFATESDDPEVLAIVEPHRLQTLAWFLFGRLVNLVARDSFSLKVTGLEKLPPRGPYIISPNHQSYLDAPVLVSLVPWSIYRELFFVGTSEIFGDGLLRRLARSIKLIPVDPDSNLVPAMRAGAFGLRRGRILVLFPEGERSIDGTPRTFKKGAAILSTHLNVPIYPVAVAGFHEAWPRGRSFQSFSRLRIAIGDPILPAPGRQHDEKVYEELTRELKERVMRMWVEIAGVPAPAEELAAD
- a CDS encoding PilZ domain-containing protein, with the translated sequence MSSAEKSAEGIDKRRHQRVPLDVRMMVRVTTSAVTTRLKARSVDISESGLACRLPEDLMDGQSVVLEFALPLCPETFKVQAVVRHRKGSRHGFEFVKLPPEYKKRILGVLEALPTLEGETRTY